A single Deltaproteobacteria bacterium DNA region contains:
- the rpmB gene encoding 50S ribosomal protein L28 — protein MARRCTICGKGPSVGNNVSHANNKTRRRWLPNLQQVRARLNGAVKRIRVCTRCLRSGKVEKVA, from the coding sequence ATGGCCAGAAGATGCACCATTTGCGGCAAGGGGCCCTCCGTGGGCAACAACGTCAGCCATGCCAACAACAAGACCCGGCGCCGCTGGCTCCCCAATCTGCAGCAGGTCCGAGCACGGCTGAACGGAGCGGTGAAGCGCATCCGCGTGTGCACCCGGTGCCTTCGTTCCGGCAAGGTCGAAAAGGTCGCTTGA